A section of the Scleropages formosus chromosome 16, fSclFor1.1, whole genome shotgun sequence genome encodes:
- the LOC108924378 gene encoding transmembrane protein 215-like, which produces MTLRVGGINPRTGLVVALCGVFLVFGFMFTVSGMKGETLGDVPLLAIGPVICLPGVAAIVLANKTKGCTEFPYWCKRPWKHRGTGVWVGAGARTGRHSKESRNRRICEDLEALQGRRIGRTGEDSVSSTTTVGESSRLIRSIERDEVLRYLQACYPSSTFLTDRNTSDYRAVDRLCPSRESTAYGTTRYSAVHVPRDTIVVYSRTRRDSNPYGSFCCYISPRDFSWGNETIV; this is translated from the coding sequence ATGACCCTCAGGGTAGGTGGGATCAACCCTCGCACGGGGCTGGTTGTGGCTCTGTGCGGTGTCTTCCTGGTTTTCGGGTTCATGTTCACCGTGTCGGGGATGAAGGGCGAGACGCTCGGCGACGTCCCGCTTCTTGCCATCGGGCCGGTCATTTGCCTGCCGGGGGTGGCGGCCATCGTCCTGGCAAACAAGACCAAGGGCTGCACCGAGTTCCCCTACTGGTGCAAACGGCCCTGGAAGCACAGGGGAAcgggggtgtgggtgggggcaggggCTCGAACAGGACGGCACTCCAAGGAGTCCCGGAACCGAAGGATCTGTGAAGACCTGGAGGCGCTCCAAGGCCGCAGGATCGGCCGGACCGGGGAGGACTCCGTGTCTAGCACCACCACGGTGGGAGAGTCCAGCCGGCTGATTCGCAGCATCGAGCGAGACGAGGTTCTGCGCTACCTGCAGGCCTGTTACCCGTCCAGCACCTTCCTGACTGACCGCAACACGTCAGACTACCGCGCGGTCGACCGCCTGTGCCCCTCCAGGGAGAGCACGGCATACGGAACCACACGCTACAGCGCCGTGCACGTACCCCGGGACACCATCGTTGTGTACTCACGCACACGCAGGGACAGCAACCCCTACGGATCCTTCTGCTGCTACATCAGCCCTCGCGACTTCAGCTGGGGCAACGAGACCATTGTCTGA